The Procambarus clarkii isolate CNS0578487 chromosome 66, FALCON_Pclarkii_2.0, whole genome shotgun sequence genome has a window encoding:
- the LOC138355218 gene encoding protein starmaker-like encodes MVVTVKMIVTGDDSEDDCDNGGDSEDDCDNGDDSEDDCDNGGDSEDDCDNGDDSEDDCDNGGDSEDDCDNGGDSEDDCDNGGDNDCDNGGDSEDDCDNGDDSEDDCDNGGDSEDDCDNGDDSEDDCDNGDDSEDDCDNGDDSEDDCDNGGDSEDDCDNGGDSEDDCDNGDDSEDDCDNGGDRKDDCDNGGDSEDDCDNGGDSEDICDNGGDNICDNGGDSEDDCDNGDDSEDDCDNGGDSEDDCDNGGDSEDDCDNGDDSEDICDNGGDSEDDCDNGGDTEDDCDNGGDSEDDCDNGGDTEDNCDNGGDSEDDCDNGDDSEDDCDNGGDSEDDCDNGGDSEDDCDNGGDSEDICDNGGDSEDDCDNGDDSEDDCDNGGDSEDDCDNGGDSEDDCDNGDDSEDICDNGGDSEDDCDNGGDTEDNCDNGGDSEDDCDNGDDSEDDCDNGGDSEDDCDNGDDSEDDCDNGGDSEDDCDNGDDSEDDCDNGGDSEDDCDNGDDSEDDCDKGGDSEDDCDKGYLEVILR; translated from the exons atggtggtgacagtgaagaTGATTGTGACTGGTGATGACAGTGAAGATGATTGTGacaatggtggtgacagtgaggatGATTGTGACAATGGTGATGACAGTGAAGATGATTGTGacaatggtggtgacagtgaggatGATTGTGACAATGGTGATGACAGTGAAGATGATTGTGacaatggtggtgacagtgaggatgattgtgacaatggtggtgacagtgaagatgattgtgacaatggtggtgaca atgattgtgacaatggtggtgacagtgaggatGATTGTGACAATGGTGATGACAGTGAAGATGATTGTGacaatggtggtgacagtgaagaTGATTGTGACAATGGTGATGACAGTGAAGATGATTGTGACAATGGTGATGACAGTGAAGATGATTGTGACAATGGTGATGACAGTGAAGATGATTGTGacaatggtggtgacagtgaagatgattgtgacaatggtggtgacagtgaggatGATTGTGACAATGGTGATGACAGTGAAGATGATTGTGACAATGGTGGTGACCGTAAAGATGATTGTGacaatggtggtgacagtgaggatgattgtgacaatggtggtgacagtgaagatatttgtgacaatggtggtgaca atatttgtgacaatggtggtgacagtgaggatGATTGTGACAATGGTGATGACAGTGAAGATGATTGTGacaatggtggtgacagtgaggatgattgtgacaatggtggtgacagtgaggatGATTGTGACAATGGTGATGACAGTGAAGATATTTGTGacaatggtggtgacagtgaggatGATTGTGACAATGGTGGTGACACTGAGGATGATTGTGacaatggtggtgacagtgaggatGATTGTGACAATGGTGGTGACACTGAGGATAATTGTGacaatggtggtgacagtgaggatGATTGTGACAATGGTGATGACAGTGAGGATGATTGTGacaatggtggtgacagtgaggatgattgtgacaatggtggtgacagtgaggatgattgtgacaatggtggtgacagtgaagatatttgtgacaatggtggtgacagtgaggatGATTGTGACAATGGTGATGACAGTGAAGATGATTGTGacaatggtggtgacagtgaggatgattgtgacaatggtggtgacagtgaggatGATTGTGACAATGGTGATGACAGTGAAGATATTTGTGacaatggtggtgacagtgaggatGATTGTGACAATGGTGGTGACACTGAGGATAATTGTGacaatggtggtgacagtgaggatGATTGTGACAATGGTGATGACAGTGAGGATGATTGTGacaatggtggtgacagtgaggatGATTGTGACAATGGTGATGACAGTGAGGATGATTGTGacaatggtggtgacagtgaggatGATTGTGACAATGGTGATGACAGTGAGGATGATTGTGacaatggtggtgacagtgaggatGATTGTGACAATGGTGATGACAGTGAGGATGATTGTGACAAAGGTGGTGACAGTGAGGATGATTGTgacaaaggttatcttgaggttatcttgagatga
- the LOC123769311 gene encoding perilipin-4-like, translating to MGGSVAGQLCVYSGSVAGQLCVYSGSVAGQLRVYSGSVAGQLCVYSGSVAGQLRVYSGSVAGQLCVYSGSVAGQLRVYSGSVAGQLRVYSGSVAGQLCVYSGSVAGQLRVYSGSVAGQLCAYSGSVAGQLRVYSGSVAGQLCVYSGSVAGQLRVYSGSVAGQLRVYSGSVAGQLCAYSGSVAGQLRVYSGSVAGQLCVYSGSVAGQLCGSGLLVFTIAENYV from the exons ATGGG CGGCAGTGTTGCTGGACAGTTGTGTGTTTACAGCGGCAGTGTGGCTGGACAGTTGTGTGTTTACAGCGGCAGTGTTGCTGGACAGTTGCGTGTTTACAGCGGCAGTGTGGCTGGACAGTTGTGTGTTTACAGCGGCAGTGTTGCTGGACAGTTGCGTGTTTACAGCGGCAGTGTGGCTGGACAGTTGTGTGTTTACAGCGGCAGTGTTGCTGGACAGTTGCGTGTTTACAGCGGCAGTGTGGCTGGACAGTTGCGTGTTTACAGCGGCAGTGTTGCTGGACAGTTGTGTGTTTACAGCGGCAGTGTTGCTGGACAGTTGCGTGTTTACAGCGGCAGTGTTGCTGGACAGTTGTGTGCTTACAGCGGCAGTGTGGCTGGACAGTTGCGTGTTTACAGCGGCAGTGTTGCTGGACAGTTGTGTGTTTACAGCGGCAGTGTGGCTGGACAGTTGCGTGTTTACAGCGGCAGTGTGGCTGGACAGTTGCGTGTTTACAGCGGCAGTGTTGCTGGACAGTTGTGTGCTTACAGCGGCAGTGTGGCTGGACAGTTGCGTGTTTACAGCGGCAGTGTTGCTGGACAGTTGTGTGTTTACAGCGGCAGTGTTGCTGGACAGTTGTGTGGTTCTGGACTCTTGGTGTTTACGATCGCTGAAAACTATGTTTAG